The Magnetococcales bacterium nucleotide sequence CCAACCGCTGTTTCAGCTCCAGCCAGCCGTGGTTGAACACCAGATAGAGCCCGTGCAATCCCCCCCACATCACGAAGGTCCACCCCGCGCCGTGCCACAATCCCCCCAGGAGCATCACCATCATCAGGTTGAGATGACGCCGCCACGGCCCGTGACGATTGCCCCCCAGGGGAATATAGAGGTAGTCCCGCAAAAAGCGGGAGAGGGTCAAATGCCAACGCCGCCAAAAATCGATGAGGTTCACCGCCTTGTAGGGCGAATCGAAATTGATCGGCAGACGCACCCCGAACATCCGGGAGAGCCCCAGGGCCATGTCCGAGTAGCCGGAAAAGTCGAAATAAATTTGCAGCGCAAAGCAGACCGCCCCCAGCCACGCCTCCAGCAGCGAGGGGGCCGCGCCCATGGCCGCCGCCCCGAACATCCGGTCGGACCAATCCTGCATCGGGTCGGCCAGCAGGGTCTTCTTGAGCAGCCCGATGGCCAGCAGAGTCAACCCGACGGAGAGATCCCGCCAGGTTTCATCCCGCCGCCTCAGGTCGCGAAACTGGGGCATCATCTCCCGATGGTGAACCAGCGGACCGGCGATGAGGTGGGGAAAAAAGGTGACGTATAACACGAAGAGGATGAAGCTGGGTTCCTCCGCCTCGCCCCGGTGGGAATCCACCAAAAAGGTGATCTGCTGAAAGGTGAAAAAGGAGATGGCCAGGGGCAAAACGATGGTCAGATGGGGGGACGCCCCCCCGCTCAGGGCGGCGGTGGCGTCGAGAAAAAAGTTGGCGTATTTGAAATAGGCCAGATCCGCCAGATTGATCCCGACAAACAGGGCCAGCCAGCCGCCTGCTGGTCGCCCCGCCTTGCGCCGGGCCACCAGCAGGCGGCTGGCGTAAAAGTTGAAGACCATGGAGGCCGTCAGCAGCATCAGATTGCGCGGCTCCCACCAGGCGTAGAAAAAGAGCGAGGCGGCCCCGAGAAATCCCATGGCCGCCAGGGTTCCGGGCAGCCGCTGGCGCAAGGTCAGGAAGACCAGCAGCGTCACCGGCAAAAACAGGAAGAGGAAGACGGGAGAATTAAAAAGCATGGCGGAATTGTAATGAACGCCGCCCCCATTGGAAAGGCGGGGGGTGCCGTTTCCGCCACGAAAAAGCTCTCCGGTGCCGTTGTCTCGCGGGCTGCGTAACCGGACCCCACGGTGCCCCCGTTTGTGATTGTTTTTTACATTTCTATATAGAATGGATGGGATGACATGGCCTGGAGAGCGTGCTAAATATTAAGACAAATCAATTAACCGCCTCAAGGACAGCGCGAACTCCCATGCGACTCAACGCAAAAGCCACACTGGCGTCATTGATTTTAGGCGGAGTTTTGGCCGCGGTGCTGGTGGTGACCAGTCTGCTGGCCTTCCGACAATTTTCCATCGTCACGGCGCAAGAACACGTGCGCACCGCCGCCGAGGTGGTGCGGGTGAGTCTGACCGAGTCGATGATCAACGGAGTCATCGATAAACGAGAACAGTTTTTGCAACGACTCTCCGCCGTGCCCGGGGTGATTGGGGCGCGGGTGATTCGGGGCGAGGCGGTGGTGCGGCAGTTCGGTCCGGGCCTGGGCCAGGAGGAAGCCATCGACCAGACGGAAATGACGGTGCTGCAAAGCGGGATCCCCTCCTTCATCCTGGGGGAAAAGGGCGACCGTCCCACCTTCAGCGGCATTATCCCCTTTGTCGCCGACGGCCAGGGCCGCCCCAACTGCCTGGAGTGCCATCACGTGATCGCGGGCACGGTGCTGGGGGCCATCTCCATCACCCTGGCCCTGGACCGGCTGCAAGAACAGGCCCTGACCACCATCGGCGTGTTGTCAGGGGTGGTGATCTTTTTCGCCCTGCTGTTGACCCTGCTGCTGCGGCGACTCATCGCCCCGGTGGTCACCACCGCCCAGGAGGTGCAACAGGCGGTGGCCCACGCCAAACAAGGGCTGTTCACCGAGCGGCTGGAGAGCCGCAGCAACGACGAGGTGGGGCAGATCGCCAAGGATCTCAATGAGCTGATGTCCTTTCTTCAGGAAAACCTGGGGGGCATCGGCCATGACGCGGCCCACCTGATCGGCTATGACGCCCCGCCCAACACCAATCTCATCACCTACGCCACCGAGATGGTGCGGGAACTGACGGCGGTGGCCCAGTTCAAGCAATCCATCGAGGAGGATCTGACCAAGCGGGAGGTTTACGCCCGCATCGGTCGGGTGCTTACCGGCCCCTTCAGCCTGCAACGCCACACCCTGTACGAGGTGGCCGCCAGCCAAAACCACATGCGGGTGGCCTCGGTGGACGGCGACCTGGACGCCCCCATCCGCTGGTGCGAGCAGCAGATCCTCTATCAAGCCGAACATTGCCGGGCGCAACGCACCGGACGGATCATCGACTCCCAGGACGATCCTCACATCTGCGCCATGTTTCGCGGACGGGACGATTCGCCCCCCCTGGCCCACATCTGTCTGCCGGTGATCCACGGCGGATCGGTGGGCAGCGTGGTGCAGTTGGTCTTCGAACGGCGGCACGGCCATCTGACACAATTGATGGTCCCCTTCATCAAAGCCTATCTGCGGGAGTCTGCCCCCGTGGTGGAGGCCAAGCGCCTGCTGGCCACCCTCAAGGAGAACGCCCTGCGCGACGCCCTCACCGGCCTGCACAATCGCCGCTTCCTCGAAGAGTACGTGGAGACCATGCTGGCCGGGCTGCGCCGCAAGGAGGGGCGGCTGTCGGTGCTGATGCTGGATTTCGACCACTTCAAGCAGGTCAACGACACCTTCGGCCACGACGCTGGCGACACCGCCCTCAAAACCCTGGCCAAGGTGCTGCAACAGCAGGTCCGCG carries:
- a CDS encoding MBOAT family protein, whose protein sequence is MLFNSPVFLFLFLPVTLLVFLTLRQRLPGTLAAMGFLGAASLFFYAWWEPRNLMLLTASMVFNFYASRLLVARRKAGRPAGGWLALFVGINLADLAYFKYANFFLDATAALSGGASPHLTIVLPLAISFFTFQQITFLVDSHRGEAEEPSFILFVLYVTFFPHLIAGPLVHHREMMPQFRDLRRRDETWRDLSVGLTLLAIGLLKKTLLADPMQDWSDRMFGAAAMGAAPSLLEAWLGAVCFALQIYFDFSGYSDMALGLSRMFGVRLPINFDSPYKAVNLIDFWRRWHLTLSRFLRDYLYIPLGGNRHGPWRRHLNLMMVMLLGGLWHGAGWTFVMWGGLHGLYLVFNHGWLELKQRLGWGGFGFWGRWGGRLLTFALVLVAWVFFRAEHFPAARAVIEGMIGRNGVVLPAHYATWMGNVGVWLADHGVVFGLPASYGGGMQLVWVGGLLLFVWLLPNSQELLHGYGPAIEHRLAAPLRGEGRLRLHWRPASWLAAGLGATCAWMTIRLLQGQSGEFIYFQF
- a CDS encoding diguanylate cyclase; translated protein: MRLNAKATLASLILGGVLAAVLVVTSLLAFRQFSIVTAQEHVRTAAEVVRVSLTESMINGVIDKREQFLQRLSAVPGVIGARVIRGEAVVRQFGPGLGQEEAIDQTEMTVLQSGIPSFILGEKGDRPTFSGIIPFVADGQGRPNCLECHHVIAGTVLGAISITLALDRLQEQALTTIGVLSGVVIFFALLLTLLLRRLIAPVVTTAQEVQQAVAHAKQGLFTERLESRSNDEVGQIAKDLNELMSFLQENLGGIGHDAAHLIGYDAPPNTNLITYATEMVRELTAVAQFKQSIEEDLTKREVYARIGRVLTGPFSLQRHTLYEVAASQNHMRVASVDGDLDAPIRWCEQQILYQAEHCRAQRTGRIIDSQDDPHICAMFRGRDDSPPLAHICLPVIHGGSVGSVVQLVFERRHGHLTQLMVPFIKAYLRESAPVVEAKRLLATLKENALRDALTGLHNRRFLEEYVETMLAGLRRKEGRLSVLMLDFDHFKQVNDTFGHDAGDTALKTLAKVLQQQVRASDLVIRYGGEEFLVVLQETEEYTGMAVAEKIRLAVEAMKIPIAGGALQKTVSIGAARYPTDSDDFWEVSRMADQALYQAKAQGRNRCIEYAPPRKGGGDAGAPANAA